One genomic segment of Anser cygnoides isolate HZ-2024a breed goose chromosome 20, Taihu_goose_T2T_genome, whole genome shotgun sequence includes these proteins:
- the RAB14 gene encoding ras-related protein Rab-14 isoform X2, whose product MATAPYNYSYIFKYIIIGDMGVGKSCLLHQFTEKKFMADCPHTIGVEFGTRIIEVSGQKIKLQIWDTAGQERFRAVTRSYYRGAAGALMVYDITRRSTYNHLSSWLTDARNLTNPNTVIILIGNKADLEAQRDVTYEEAKQFAEENGLLFLEASAKTGENVEDAFLEAAKKIYQNIQDGSLDLNAAESGVQHKPSAPQGGRLTSEPQPQREGCGC is encoded by the exons ATGGCAACTGCACCTTACAACTATTCCTACATCTTTAAGTACATCATTATTG GGGACATGGGTGTAGGAAAGTCCTGTTTGCTTCATCaattcacagaaaagaaat TTATGGCGGACTGCCCCCACACAATTGGTGTTGAATTTGGCACAAGAATAATTGAAGTTAGTGGCCAAAAAATTAAACTACAGATCTGGGATACAGCAGGACAAGAGCGATTCAGGGCTGTCACACGAAGCTACtacagaggagcagcaggagctctcATGGTCTATGACATTACCAG AAGAAGTACGTATAATCACTTAAGCAGCTGGCTGACAGATGCAAGGAATCTCACCAATCCAAATACT GTGATAATCCTCATAGGAAATAAAGCAGAtctggaagcacagagagatgTTACGTATGAAGAAGCCAAACaatttgctgaagaaaatg GTTTATTGTTCCTTGAAGCAAGTGCAAAAAC TGGAGAGAATGTTGAAGATGCGTTCCTGGAGGCTGCCAAGAAAATCTACCAGAATATCCAAGATGGAAGCCTGGATCTGAATGCTGCAGAATCGGGTGTACAGCACAAACCATCGGCTCCGCAGGGGGGGCGACTAACCAGTGAACCCCAGCCCCAGAGAGAAGGCTGTGGCTGCTAG
- the RAB14 gene encoding ras-related protein Rab-14 isoform X1 — translation MAKRMDTRESALTDEDSATMATAPYNYSYIFKYIIIGDMGVGKSCLLHQFTEKKFMADCPHTIGVEFGTRIIEVSGQKIKLQIWDTAGQERFRAVTRSYYRGAAGALMVYDITRRSTYNHLSSWLTDARNLTNPNTVIILIGNKADLEAQRDVTYEEAKQFAEENGLLFLEASAKTGENVEDAFLEAAKKIYQNIQDGSLDLNAAESGVQHKPSAPQGGRLTSEPQPQREGCGC, via the exons ATGGCTAAGAGAATGGACACCAGAGAAAGTGCTCTTACTGATGAGGACAG tgccACAATGGCAACTGCACCTTACAACTATTCCTACATCTTTAAGTACATCATTATTG GGGACATGGGTGTAGGAAAGTCCTGTTTGCTTCATCaattcacagaaaagaaat TTATGGCGGACTGCCCCCACACAATTGGTGTTGAATTTGGCACAAGAATAATTGAAGTTAGTGGCCAAAAAATTAAACTACAGATCTGGGATACAGCAGGACAAGAGCGATTCAGGGCTGTCACACGAAGCTACtacagaggagcagcaggagctctcATGGTCTATGACATTACCAG AAGAAGTACGTATAATCACTTAAGCAGCTGGCTGACAGATGCAAGGAATCTCACCAATCCAAATACT GTGATAATCCTCATAGGAAATAAAGCAGAtctggaagcacagagagatgTTACGTATGAAGAAGCCAAACaatttgctgaagaaaatg GTTTATTGTTCCTTGAAGCAAGTGCAAAAAC TGGAGAGAATGTTGAAGATGCGTTCCTGGAGGCTGCCAAGAAAATCTACCAGAATATCCAAGATGGAAGCCTGGATCTGAATGCTGCAGAATCGGGTGTACAGCACAAACCATCGGCTCCGCAGGGGGGGCGACTAACCAGTGAACCCCAGCCCCAGAGAGAAGGCTGTGGCTGCTAG